One Branchiostoma floridae strain S238N-H82 chromosome 1, Bfl_VNyyK, whole genome shotgun sequence genomic region harbors:
- the LOC118426043 gene encoding uncharacterized protein LOC118426043: MMHSKIDSNLESNHINILEKKQPKKKPKKDKNSRCSSPVNGQLHEEMLSPNWSVLPPDIFFIIFSYLSPSDRASIRVVCKTFLRMIDHPSVWRHKVVYLCYISKFEQTGMWTLLQSRKIESVMVPRTSDNDCKKLRENLPHLKGLQIIQWVRYNQLRLLKTLSELRQLRLGDCTKFTDKELMMGVTNFQHLTVLELSNINMLRDNAFKQLVRLRSLEELTVRRCLRASSMFAISGMGLQYVLFRLPKLRCLTLYAVGLSSDELSLSFTPPKGSAQSSQPRPRPGYYPSKKNAPFPDIPEEEAPSVQKLQLQSLTLTHSLSWPMTEEALSQLDTVETLCLNSCYLFRRRDLPVEDVTSIFRKLINVKSLDLASTNCKNTCLEHMPSGLESLDLRDCYSVSGIGLQSLSDRAGPNMKHLGLALCNRVSNHPLSMLHTISTAHAAKVPPQTKHN; the protein is encoded by the exons ATGATGCATTCTAAAATAGACTCTAACTTAGAGTCTAACCACATCAACATCTTGGAAAAGAAACAACCCAAGAAAAAGCCGAAGAAGGACAAAAACTCCAGATGTTCCTCTCCCGTCAATGGACAGCTCCACGAAGAGATGCTGTCGCCGAACTGGTCGGTTCTACCTCCAGACATCTTCTTCATCATATTCTCCTACCTGTCTCCGTCTGACCGTGCAAGTATCAGAGTCGTGTGCAAGACTTTCCTGAGGATGATTGACCACCCCTCTGTGTGGAGACACAAGGTGGTGTATCTGTGCTATATAAGTAAGTTCGAACAAACCGGAATGTGGACGCTCCTGCAGAGCCGCAAGATAGAGAGCGTGATGGTACCGAGGACGTCAGACAACGACTGCAAGAAACTGCGGGAGAACCTTCCCCACTTGAAGGGTCTGCAGATCATCCAGTGGGTGCGGTATAACCAGCTGCGGCTGCTGAAGACGCTGTCGGAGCTGCGTCAGCTCCGTCTGGGGGACTGTACCAAGTTCACGGACAAGGAGCTGATGATGGGCGTGACGAACTTCCAGCACCTCACCGTTCTGGAACTCAGCAACATCAACATGCTGAGGGACAATGCCTTCAAGCAGCTGGTCAGGCTCAGGAGCCTGGAGGAGCTGACGGTACGCAGATGTCTACGCGCCTCGTCCATGTTCGCTATCTCGGGGATGGGACTCCAGTACGTGCTGTTTAGACTGCCCAAGTTGAGATGTCTGACGCTGTACGCCGTCGGGCTGTCCAGCGATGAGCTCTCGCTGTCTTTCACCCCTCCAAAGGGCAGTGCGCAGTCCTCCCAGCCCCGGCCCCGGCCGGGCtattatccatctaaaaagaaTG CCCCCTTCCCAGACATTCCTGAGGAGGAGGCTCCCAGTGTGCAGAAGCTGCAGCTCCAGTCCCTGACCCTCACACACTCCCTCAGCTGGCCCATGACGGAGGAGGCACTCTCACAGCTCGACACGGTGGAAACTCTGTGCCTCAACTCCTGTTACCTGTTCCGCAG GCGAGATCTCCCAGTGGAGGACGTTACTTCTATATTCCGCAAGCTGATTAACGTCAAGTCTTTAGACCTAGCCT CCACCAACTGTAAGAACACGTGTCTGGAGCACATGCCCAGCGGGCTGGAGTCGCTGGACCTGCGCGACTGCTACAGCGTGTCGGGGATCGGGCTGCAGTCGCTGTCGGACCGCGCCGGCCCCAACATGAAGCACCTGGGGCTGGCGCTGTGCAACCGGGTCTCCAACCACCCCCTGTCCATGCTGCACACCATTTCAACAGCACACGCTGCCAAAGTCCCACCACAAACTAAACATAACTGA